The Anopheles maculipalpis chromosome 3RL, idAnoMacuDA_375_x, whole genome shotgun sequence genomic sequence AGGTGTTGCTTCCTTTCCAAATTTTGTGGAAATTCGTCTCTTATAATAGATGGTTCTGGATAGCTAGAATCTCCTGTATTTGTTCTTTCCGATTCCATTAATACGATCCATTTCTTTTACACAGTCGCTACAACTACCAACGATCGTACTCGCACTCACAGGCCGTAGTAACCGGTTCCGGTCATCATCCGACGGACGAGTCGGACTACTCGCCAACACAATCGTACAACATCAACAGCCACAAGTCACTTCCGGATCTTCACTCGCAAAGCAGCCGCCATTCGCCCCATTCGGAGGCGCTCAGCTGCTGCAGCCGGGGCAACCGGTCCAATCGCTCCGGTAGCTCCTTCAACCGGGACTCGGGCGGTTCCTCGGGTCACTATACGCACCACAGCGAACCCTGCtgtaagcagcagcaacagcagcaccaacagcaccaATCAACCCACCACCAGCTCTCACACCTTCCCCACTCCCAGATGCTGatgcagcaacatcagcaacagcagcagcagcagcagcagcatcatccgCAACATTACTCCTCGCATCACTCCCAGCAACAGCACACGCTGTCACAGGCGGGACAGCAACAGGGTAACGAttcgatgatgatgctcgGTGACTATCGGCGCGATAGTGGTTCCTCGACGCAGCACAGTGGCAATTCGTACTACGCGTACGGCATTCCCCCGCTACGCTACGACTGCATCGAGTGTCGGGCGAAAATTCGCGAGGAAGCGGACTGTCTGCTCAACTTCACCACACCCGAGGTCCCGGAAGCGTTCCAGGATGGGTACAGCGAGAAGCAGCACcagctacagcagcagcagcagcagcagcaacaccactcAATGTCCAAGAGCAGTCAGCACGCGAAGTACTACGATGATGCGCGTGGCCGAAAGTATGGCTACAAGAACGTGCCCGGTCCACCGATGTCTCCACTGTCGCCTGTTTCACCGCTTTCGCCACCGGATCAGCAACAGTCGCAGCTAGACCTTAGCCCACCGCTCGGTACGTTTAAGCGGCAAAAGTGTTTGAGGTTCAAAAATCGGAGCGGACGCCAGTCGGCTGTCAGCAATCCGTCACCTTCGTCCGGTGGCCGCTGTGGACCGGGTGGGCCGGGTTCGAGTGCGAGTGCTGGCGCTGTCGGTGGCAGCCAGCTCGATGACGATCGTCGACCGATTTTACGCTCCAAGAGTGACATCAGCGATCGCTACTGGAACCGCAGCCAGCCGGAGCGAAGTCTACCGGTGGCGGCTGATGTACGCGATCACCGGGAACGACGGGTGGAGAGGGAACGGGATCGCGATCGTGATAGGGAACAGCTTGAGAAGCAACGCTCTCGCTCGGACAGCTTAACGCAGCTGGAACGCTTCTTCGATCGGCTCGGATTGGATGAGGAAACGTACGATCGGTACATCGCACCGAAGGGTACACTGCAGCGCCGTTCGTCCGGCTCTTACCATCACCATTCCCACCACAGCAATTCGGCCTCGTCGGACATACATCGCCTTTCGGACGATTGCTCAGCTGGTGGTGGAAGTGgtgaaggtggtggtggtggtgttggtggtgctggtggtgcagATTCCGATGAGTCTAGTGCCGTCTTCTTTTCCGACGTGTCCACCATCGATTCGACCAAGCTGCCGGATAGTACGGAAACGACCAACGGCCAGATTGGTGCTTCCGGACCGCAGCAGCTGCTGGGAGGAACGGGACCAACGGTAGGGGCAGCCGTTGCAGGCCAGGGACCGTTGGTGGGCGATGGGGCGCCACTGCTCGGTGGTGGACCGGCACCGCTCTACCGTACCAGCGAACCGCCTTCCATCATCGAGCGTAACGCGCGCATCATTAAGTGGCTGTGCAACTGCAAGAAGATGCAGCTGACCTAGGGCCGACGGCACCGGAGGCGGACACCGCCCCGGTGGTCCCCGCCGACCGAACGTGCCGGCTACCGGCGACGGAATTGAGCTGTGACAACTCCACCCCGCGGAACCAAGCCAAagacagagaaaaaaacgagatATCCACACTCCAGGCGGACACGCCGTAAGCATTCGCGTGTACTTAGCCCCGGACCCAAAATGGCTACTCCTTCGGTATAGGAAGAAGTACGAAGCAAGAACTATTGACTACAGCAAAGGAGGttcaaatcttcaaaattaaaatcctttacTTCAAGTAGCAAAATGTAGCGGCAACGGTGTGACTTAGAGAACGTTTGATAGACAGGACACGGATACACTGGGAACGGCCTGATTCTGCCTATCGAATACAATTTAGGGATGGGATCGGGCTGTGGGCAAAGCAGGGTTTACAGGCCACAGCGGTTTGCTCTGGCAGATGAAGGATGGCGTACAATAATTAAGGACTATTCACTAGCACACTAAGCAAACGACTAGCGGTAGTATTTTGTCCCTTTCTTTTCATTATTTGAAGGACTCTAGCGGAGCGATCCTACTTAGGGGAAAAATACTATTACACGCAATAATTCTaggtttgtgtgcgtgcgtgttgaGGGACTCGTAAAATGCGATACaaaatatgattaaaaatttatgGTTCGTGGAGCAAAACACCACCCGGTGGGATCAAAATCGATGGAAACGGAAGAGTAGCTAAGAACAAGCGGTATTTAGTAATGACACAAGATCACCTACGAGCGTGTCACGAAAGGATCTTAAGTCGTCAATTTCGTCAAACTATCAATATTACGCTACTAAACTACTTAGCACACCTATACTTCCCTTTTACACAACACACTGAGGAAAGCTTTCCTCACTAtcgctctccctctctgtCGGTCTCTCGTAAAGCCTCTGAaagggtaaaaataaaactagcaCTAGCGATCTTTCTTACATTACAGTAGATCTCCATTTTTCTAACTGCCTTTCCACAAAACCACTTAACAATCATGAGAAAAGGGATGAAAGATCAGCTTTCCGATACCGAAGCCATAAACGCACCACGCACAAGCATTTCGAGCGTCGTGTGTAAACGTGTGTAGTAGTGTGCTTTTTACGTTTGAAAGGACTACTATAGGTCTTAGTGCGTATTTAGGCACTTAACTTAACAAAACCGGGGACAGATAGACGTTTTAGTGCGAAgtgtattttaatttgaatacgAATTGATGCGAAGCCGCGGGAGCAGCCACAGACAAGCGAACATAATAATTTTCTAGTCTAAAGTTTAGTACATCGTAAGTGGGTAGGCGTTTTAGTGTTTTGCGAAAAGTGATGTGGTAatctgtataaaaaaaaaaccgagaaaGACACACGAAGAGAACAAACGATCGAGTGTGGAGATCGAATCGCTATCTAACCGCAAACAAGGAagaatcaaaagaaaaattcaatcaaaacgGAAACACGTGTGAATCAAACAAGGGGAAGTAAAGTAgcggaaagaagcaaaaaggaacaCTCGAAAACTACTAATTAAccgaaactttaaaaaaaggtaggtagattgacacacacacaaacttaatgaggacaattttgttttaaatattggaTTTTATACGATAACTAGAGTAGGAATGTAAGCCAATAGTTTTCTCCTCTTCGACTTACAGAACAACAGAGGCTCCAAAAGTGTTGATTTAGTAGTAAAAGCAgtgtagcgtgtgtgtgttttttttattttgtaaactaACACtaactatctttttttttcccccattttctaTAACATCCCTCATTTTGTCACTTACGGCTTAAAATAAAACCCTCAGTCACATACTGCGAGTTAGCGAGCCGCAaatacgaagaagaaaaaatagataCAAATGCATACCGAATACCGCTAAAGTGAATCAAAACCACGGAATTATATCTAAAGCATGGTTTTTACACCGAATAATTAAATAGTCTGTGCAGTGAGAAAGTAAGCAAAAGTCGAACGTTTCTTGTAGGGAAAGCATATAGAATAGGACAACAAATAATCGAAATGCAAAAGtgcataaaatacacacacacacacaccacgtgcagaaaacagagaagaaaaaaagcattcaattaatagtaaatttaaaaaaatggagaagagaaatagaaaaatcaaaaagcgATTTTGAAGTAAGAGAAGAACAAATAAGTAGCGCAAACAGTAAAActacataaaaagaaacaaaaaaatcaaacaagttACTACCTACCACCAAACGAATCGAACGATTTAGGAGCGCTCGCAAGCTCTAAAGAAGCTCTTAACCAGCAATTAATTACACACAAAAAGTCAcaagttttgaaaatgaataGACATTCTTTCACCCTTGAATCCCGCTCCACAAAACGAtaccaaacgaaacgaacaacaGCGGATTAAAGCAACACAATTTAATATTATCTAATCTCcgtaccaaacaaacaaagcaaacaaacaaacaaaataaacaacaaactaCAATAATATATTTCAActcaaaagagaaaaacctAGAAATAGCTAATACACAGCGAAATAATAATGTAGCAATATGATATGCAAACAACACTGGAGTAAACtacagaagaaaacacacaaacagaaacacacaagCATGTTTATAACGTTTATTAAGGCAACTCGAAACACGTAATATTCATTTTCAcgccaaacaaaagcaaaacccgtATGAGTaaacatgggcaagaaacgaaagcaaacacaaaaactagATATTTTtcccagaaaaagaaaatccaaaaaagcaaactaatcaaacatttcaaacatcaaactcAACTCCGGGATTTGAATTCGAAGCGCCAACCAGAACAACGCGAGCAAGGCCGGATAGGGTAAAATCGACAATGAACTAATATTACAAGCCGGCAGCATACTGaattatatatttaaaaaatacatataaTATAGCAATCGGGGATGGAGCGATAcgattgagtgtgtgtgcgtgtgaaatTGCCACGTGGCGATGATTATCGGACGAGATCTGATCGACTTGACGGATGTGTGGCGACGACTACCAACTcttaacacaaaacaaaatgaacaaaacaaccCACTCTTTATATAGGCatgaaatcaataaatcaCAAACGTAATGATGAAATATATTAATGATCAAACAAATAATGCCGCCCAAGGCTTGTCTTGATTTTTGTTGGGTGTACTGGGGTACACTTCCTTTGAGGACTTGAACGATGGTTGTCCAGGATTTTGTCTAGTGGAAAGATGGGTTTTTGGACCAGATTCTGTCACGAACATGAACCATCAGGTGCCTCTCTGATGTACGATTCCCTGCTACGAAGCTCCCAACACGAAGAGCCCATTTTACGGAGGCACCTGACTCCACCCACCGTTAGATTTGCCACTGTTTGAGAACCAGTTCCGCTTTCATGACGATTTTATCCATCTCTAATCTTCTGCTACAAATGATCCGAATATTTGATCATGAACTCCAGGAGGATCGTGCCAACTTTTAATAGAATTCCTGTCCTATCTCAACAAGACCATTGTAATCTTACAAGACTCCTGTGTATATTTACCAACCTAAGTCCGTTTGCCTAACATAAGTCCTTGGTACGATACAAATCCGGAATTTATTCTCAGCTGATGACAGGGTCAATATATTGAAGCTCCTTATACCTTTCACAGgagaaaaatcgtttaaattacTGTCTGGGATAATCTTCTAATGCGTTTTCTACGAGTCCTTTGATACTGCTCAGCAGTGCCACTACGAGTGATGTATGCAATACAATTGTTATTTTCCCGTATAGCGGCTAAAATACTGGAAAATCACCATTCGTTACGGGAGGGTTGACCGTTGCCTTATGCTCCTCGATCACTCGATGAAGCAACGCATCTTCTCGGTTGATGCTTTGATTATATGTTGCTATACGAACACCCTTCCTTCAACCAAGCATCGGTGGTTCAGTGGTAGAATGCTCGCCTGCCACGCGGGCGGCCCGGGTTCGATTCCCGGCCGATGCAtcgatacatttttatttttttcagtaTTCTCAATGATCTTTCCCCCCTTTTGTCTTACAACGTTTTTCACCCCCACCCACAGTCGCGCATTGCAGTGCGAGCTGCATTTATGACCCGCCTGGGGCCTCTTTAATTTTCTCGGACAGGGACCTccgaaaatcggcgataactctcgcagttttgatccgatcggggcgttccgcataccgttagatgcgtctttgggccgcacaACTTTCTGTGGAACACCTCCTAATCCCAATCCAACCACTCCCTGCcgatttttttcacaaaaaccTTTCTTCGccgtttttccgcaataactgggcggggggtggagggatcggtttggGGTGTTCGACAAGAAGATGCGCGGCTTTTAGACGCATCCAGCGGTATGCCGAGCGTCCCGATCGAACCAGGAacgagcgagttatcgccgattttccatgggaatgttcttactttccgcaataacttggcggaggatggagggatcgggttggggtgtttggcaaaaagatgcgcggcctcaagacgcatctaacggtatgccggacgccaggattgaacaaaaaatgagcgagttatctctgattttccacgggaatgctgttgatttccgcaataactgggcggaggGTAAAGAGATCGGgatggggtgttcggcaaaaagatgcgcgacctcaagacgcatccaacggtatgccgagcgtcccgatcggaccaggaatgagcgagttatcgccgattttccatgggaatgctgctgggagaacccccccccctccccacctACCGTTAtggaaaatcccccttagttcccttttatatttaaaaccatttttttaggtgtttttaaaagatttttcaggaaagaaataaaaatgagtttgaaaaacttaaaattgtaagacaaatttaaaaagggacggaaaaatatttgtcgtgacggaaagaaaaaaatttccagaccacttttaaaactgattttgtaaatttttggccggcccgagctacctcttggaagtcatgctctcctgttacaaCCAGtcgctcctggtcggatttttgtggcaaaaatctggaaatttttatgcAGCAAAATTcaaccaggagtaacaggagagcatgaattcgaggaggtagcaaatggaaattttaaaactcgtccggaaattattttctttccgtcacgacaaatatttttccgtcccTTTTTAAGTTTGTCAGGctcattttaatttctttcttgaaatatgtttt encodes the following:
- the LOC126561533 gene encoding probable serine/threonine-protein kinase yakA — its product is MAAVVYGNSPRHSSRHHQGHLLSQHSPYHTQSANAGQHHSLPPPPGHHSHHSVSSVSPPSQIITPPTSYLSSATTAISSQQAGGGVGQQQSSQPSYYHHHHSQSISLPPQHSQTLSTYHQLRSSKRKSAVELLAESKPFYVKSETVLDRQQQLLNKRSSGGSGSGGGSGASSGGGGGGGGGGASQQSRSGEGGSTGTLSGSYMVSPSRTLPSSAVSQALQQQVQQQQQQQQQQQQQRPTNRRSASSGSDLLQTKLRKLLNAADSKETIMPPVDVGLINSKYGQPLETSYIGTGMVGGGGGIAGSLDDIGYIQPPKNYQQQLTVHPEQPSDVSVFFPSAFLSPQSLPPHPGGDDDLYLYGGLHDSLVLTDDYRAISPPAEYAEQQQQQQQQQHGGSPESKHPMGGGHSRYNYQRSYSHSQAVVTGSGHHPTDESDYSPTQSYNINSHKSLPDLHSQSSRHSPHSEALSCCSRGNRSNRSGSSFNRDSGGSSGHYTHHSEPCCKQQQQQHQQHQSTHHQLSHLPHSQMLMQQHQQQQQQQQQHHPQHYSSHHSQQQHTLSQAGQQQGNDSMMMLGDYRRDSGSSTQHSGNSYYAYGIPPLRYDCIECRAKIREEADCLLNFTTPEVPEAFQDGYSEKQHQLQQQQQQQQHHSMSKSSQHAKYYDDARGRKYGYKNVPGPPMSPLSPVSPLSPPDQQQSQLDLSPPLGTFKRQKCLRFKNRSGRQSAVSNPSPSSGGRCGPGGPGSSASAGAVGGSQLDDDRRPILRSKSDISDRYWNRSQPERSLPVAADVRDHRERRVERERDRDRDREQLEKQRSRSDSLTQLERFFDRLGLDEETYDRYIAPKGTLQRRSSGSYHHHSHHSNSASSDIHRLSDDCSAGGGSGEGGGGGVGGAGGADSDESSAVFFSDVSTIDSTKLPDSTETTNGQIGASGPQQLLGGTGPTVGAAVAGQGPLVGDGAPLLGGGPAPLYRTSEPPSIIERNARIIKWLCNCKKMQLT